Proteins encoded within one genomic window of Humulus lupulus chromosome 1, drHumLupu1.1, whole genome shotgun sequence:
- the LOC133829914 gene encoding uncharacterized protein LOC133829914, which yields MVFPDILADIVDDALPSEVVVPSRAKNQSTFPIEPSLAARAKSKSVSSSSKAAAAGLLKLPMKPSRSKKNTLAPKRKLVLGSSSSPLIAAKKRLKAHPPSPYSSESEPEEEKFEYEEVHDTTISNEFVPNNAELEVEFGEPEQEDVVPTEQEDESDTEPVATPLSSKAKGKRPISDSAPSQGLSSVNFKPHSPTFCHNDNARDMVLYAQRKFLIEKNYVLSDHRPYGVLTMLQDRKWTGSLVKFTGFVDRIVKEFYANITEEIIEPKPPLYCKVYVRGHWFSFSPQDIAKTLHLPLDVEDDDDLDSLDKDEVITELVGQKMVWPPNTVISVTNLTYTYAVLHKFATTNWKPTSHTTTISFDMASFLYKVGIEIGVDLAMFIYDQIIGFRKKAKPQSLNFSSDDIPPKSSSVPIDSGTVAAELAAVRASLDSLTARVMTFEGLQRFVLDAVKALSKDPTV from the exons ATGGTGTTTCCAGATATTTTGGCTGATATTGTCGACGACGCACTACCATCTGAAGTGGTGGTGCCCTCTCGAGCCAAGAACCAATCTACTTTTCCAATTGAACCATCTCTGGCGGCTAGGGCAAAATCCAAGTCTGTTTCATCTTCTTCCAAAGCTGCTGCTGCTGGGTTACTCAAGTTGCCCATGAAGCCGAGCCGGTCTAAGAAGAACACTTTGGCTCCAAAAAGAAAGTTGGTGTTGGGCTCTTCTTCATCCCCCTTGATTGCTGCCAAGAAAAGATTGAAGGCTCATCCCCCTTCTCCATATTCCTCTGAATCTGAACCTGAGGAAGAGAAATTTGAGTATGAAGAAGTCCATGATACCACCATATCTAATGAATTTGTTCCTAACAATGCTGAATTAGAGGTCGAGTTTGGTGAGCCAGAACAAGAAGACGTTGTCCCTACTGAACAAGAAGACGAATCTGACACAGAGCCAGTTGCAACTCCATTGTCGTCCAAGGCTAAAGGCAAGAGACCTATCTCTGATTCTGCACCATCTCAAGGACTCTCAAGTGTTAATTTCAAACCTCATTCTCCTACTTTTTGTCATAATGACAATGCTCGTGATATGGTTCTCTATGCTCAAAGGAAATTTCTCATTGAGAAAAATTATGTCTTGAGTGATCATCGTCCTTATGGTGTGCTAACTATGCTTCAAGATCGAAAATGGACAGGTTCTTTGGTTAAATTTACtggttttgtggatagaatagtCAAGGAATTCTATGCAAATATTACTGAGGAAATTATTGAACCTAAACCTCCTTTGTATTGTAAAGTGtatgttaggggtcattggtTCTCTTTTTCTCCACAAGATATTGCAAAGACTTTGCATCTTCCTCTTGATGTTGAGGATGATGATGATCTTGACTCTCTTGACAAGGATGAGGTCATCACTGAACTAGTGGGACAAAAAATGGTATGGCCACCTAATACAGTCATCTCGGTTACCAATCTCACCTACACTTATGCTGTTCTTCATAAGTTTGCTACAACGAATTGGAAACCGACTTCTCATACTACGACTATCTCATTTGACATGGCTTCCTTTTTGTACAAAGTGGGGATCGAAATTGGTGTAGACTTGGCTATGTTTATCTATGATCAAATCATCGGATTTCGAAAG AAAGCCAAGCCTCAATCCCTAAATTTTTCCTCGGATGACATTCCTCCTAAATCCTCATCTGTTCCCATAGATTCAGGAACTGTTGCTGCAGAACTAGCTGCTGTTCGAGCCTCTCTTGATTCCTTGACTGCTCGAGTGATGACATTTGAAGGACTGCAACGTTTTGTTTTGGATGCTGTTAAAGCTTTGTCCAAGGATCCAACAGTTTAG